A window from Sinorhizobium fredii encodes these proteins:
- a CDS encoding portal protein, producing the protein MAAMTDERLCALVSELVKDCENYRDELAIDRIKAMEYYDGTMKDVPADANRSKVVSRDVRAAIKKVLPSLIRTILGNDKVVEYFPVNEGDEAAAEQATDYINYVVFPESNGYDAVQDAAHDALKLRNGVIRWWYEKEATVQVSTHTGLDEAALIQLVGDDAVEVLEQSKTVEVLETLQGPVEQPLYNVKIRRRSEQGTPRLAGVPLEEFLIHPDAISIEDSPITGIATRMRRTDLIAMGHDRDLIESLPASTRDGGRDDEEFTRRRGAFEAKDAVPKALEEVDYYELYVKVDADDDGIAELRRIVLAGGTGEENLISNDEWDEVPFADLIVERRPHQREGGSVTDDLAEIQRVKTVLMRQTLDNLYWQNNQQPIVQEGAIANPESVLNPKFGQPIRVSQGIDARAALGYTMVPFVAKESFAMLSYLDQEATDRTGISDASSGLAPDALTNMTARATALIEQAGIGQTELMVRTFAQGLRRVFKGLLRLVIKHQDRPRMVRLRGQWVSFDPRHWNAGMDATVNVGLGAGTRERDMMMVQMVQQLQEKLLMTLGPDNPYVSPDNLYNGIAKSVEAAGLKSPDLYFSKPSPEEIQRRMQASANQPNPEMQKLEMRAHVDAEKARLSAENNRRKLEIERELKLAELQQNGALKRYQIDAELNLKRQQSLAEAVSGEPVTSVHIGGRTG; encoded by the coding sequence ATGGCCGCGATGACCGATGAACGCCTGTGCGCCCTTGTGAGCGAGCTCGTCAAGGACTGCGAAAACTATCGCGATGAGCTTGCGATCGATCGCATCAAGGCGATGGAATATTACGACGGCACGATGAAGGACGTGCCGGCCGATGCCAACCGCTCGAAAGTCGTCTCTCGCGACGTGCGCGCGGCGATCAAGAAGGTGCTGCCGTCGCTGATCCGCACCATTCTCGGCAACGACAAGGTGGTGGAATACTTCCCCGTCAACGAGGGCGACGAGGCGGCGGCAGAACAGGCGACCGACTACATCAACTATGTCGTCTTTCCCGAAAGCAATGGTTACGACGCCGTGCAGGACGCGGCGCATGATGCGCTGAAGCTCCGGAACGGCGTGATCCGCTGGTGGTATGAGAAGGAGGCCACGGTTCAGGTCTCGACCCATACGGGGCTCGACGAGGCGGCGCTGATCCAGCTTGTCGGCGACGACGCGGTGGAGGTGCTGGAGCAATCGAAAACGGTCGAAGTGCTGGAAACGCTACAGGGTCCGGTCGAGCAGCCGCTCTACAATGTGAAGATCCGCCGCCGGAGCGAGCAGGGCACGCCGCGGCTGGCCGGGGTGCCTTTGGAAGAATTCCTGATCCATCCGGATGCGATTTCGATCGAGGATAGCCCGATCACCGGCATTGCCACGCGCATGCGCCGCACGGACCTGATTGCGATGGGACACGACCGGGATCTCATCGAGAGCCTGCCGGCTTCGACCCGCGACGGCGGCCGCGACGACGAGGAATTCACCCGCCGGCGCGGTGCCTTCGAGGCCAAGGATGCCGTGCCGAAGGCGCTCGAGGAGGTGGACTATTACGAGCTCTACGTGAAGGTGGATGCCGACGACGACGGCATCGCGGAGCTTCGCCGCATCGTGCTCGCCGGCGGCACGGGCGAGGAGAACCTCATCTCCAACGACGAGTGGGACGAGGTGCCCTTCGCCGACCTGATCGTCGAGCGGCGCCCGCACCAGCGTGAGGGCGGCTCGGTGACCGACGATCTGGCGGAAATCCAGCGCGTGAAGACCGTGCTGATGCGCCAGACGCTCGACAATCTCTACTGGCAGAACAACCAGCAGCCGATCGTCCAGGAGGGCGCGATCGCCAATCCGGAAAGCGTGCTCAACCCGAAATTCGGCCAGCCGATCCGCGTCAGCCAGGGCATCGATGCGCGCGCCGCACTCGGCTACACCATGGTGCCCTTCGTCGCGAAGGAATCCTTCGCCATGCTCTCCTATCTCGACCAGGAGGCGACCGACCGCACCGGCATTTCGGACGCTTCGAGCGGGCTTGCCCCGGACGCGCTCACGAACATGACGGCGCGGGCAACGGCGCTGATCGAGCAGGCGGGGATCGGCCAGACGGAGCTGATGGTGCGCACCTTCGCACAGGGCCTGCGGCGCGTGTTCAAGGGCCTGCTTCGGCTCGTCATCAAGCACCAGGACCGGCCGCGCATGGTGAGGCTGCGCGGCCAATGGGTGAGCTTCGACCCGCGCCACTGGAACGCCGGGATGGACGCGACGGTGAATGTGGGGCTCGGCGCCGGGACCCGCGAGCGCGACATGATGATGGTGCAGATGGTCCAGCAGCTTCAGGAAAAACTGCTGATGACACTCGGGCCGGACAACCCCTATGTCTCGCCGGACAACCTTTATAACGGCATCGCCAAATCGGTGGAGGCCGCGGGGCTGAAATCGCCCGACCTCTATTTTTCGAAGCCCTCGCCGGAGGAGATCCAGCGGCGGATGCAGGCGAGCGCCAACCAGCCGAACCCGGAAATGCAGAAGCTTGAGATGCGGGCACACGTGGACGCCGAGAAGGCGCGGCTTTCAGCCGAAAACAACCGGCGGAAGCTGGAGATCGAGCGCGAGCTGAAGCTTGCCGAACTCCAGCAGAACGGCGCCCTGAAGCGCTACCAGATCGACGCCGAACTGAACCTGAAGCGACAACAGAGCCTGGCGGAGGCAGTGAGCGGCGAGCCGGTAACGTCGGTCCATATCGGAGGACGAACGGGATGA
- a CDS encoding terminase large subunit domain-containing protein — translation MTPSSTSAAGAPEISAMLKEQAMLMAELDRRRRTDILARYRPYSKQRDFHSAGASYRERLFMAGNQLGKTLAGAAEAAMHLTGRYPDWWQGRRFEKPIVMLAGSESYELTRDGVQRLLVGPPLTEEDWGMGFIPKAAIHATTRRSGASGALDSVTVRHVSGGVSTLLFKAYEQGRGKWQANTVDYVWFDEEPPEDVYFEGITRTNATRGSVAVTFTPLKGLSGVVARYLMEKSPDRQVITMTIDEAEHYTAEERQRIIDSYPAHEREARTKGVPALGSGRIFPVTEEAIRVEPFDVPKHWVQIGGIDFGWDHPFAAAGCAWDRDADVFYVTKLYREREATPIIHAAALKPWGAWLPFAWPHDGLQHDKGSGEQLAAQYRAQGLALLSERATFDDGTNGVEAGLSDMLQRMQTGRWKVFSTCTEWFEEFRLYHRKNGRIVKERDDLISASRYALMMKRYARANNGNANWNFTARKVL, via the coding sequence ATGACACCCTCCAGCACATCCGCCGCGGGCGCGCCCGAGATTTCGGCGATGCTGAAAGAGCAGGCCATGCTCATGGCGGAGCTCGACCGGCGTCGAAGGACCGATATTCTGGCGCGGTACCGGCCGTACTCCAAGCAGAGGGACTTTCATTCGGCCGGAGCCAGCTATCGCGAGCGGCTGTTCATGGCGGGCAACCAGCTCGGCAAGACGCTGGCGGGAGCGGCCGAAGCGGCGATGCATCTGACGGGGCGTTACCCGGACTGGTGGCAGGGGAGGCGCTTCGAGAAGCCGATCGTCATGCTCGCCGGCTCGGAATCCTACGAGCTGACGCGCGACGGCGTGCAGCGGCTGCTCGTCGGGCCGCCGTTGACCGAGGAGGACTGGGGCATGGGCTTCATTCCGAAGGCGGCGATCCATGCGACAACCCGGCGCTCCGGCGCGTCCGGGGCACTCGACAGCGTAACGGTGCGGCATGTCTCAGGCGGCGTCTCGACGCTGCTTTTCAAGGCCTATGAGCAGGGGCGCGGCAAGTGGCAGGCGAACACGGTGGACTATGTCTGGTTCGACGAGGAGCCGCCGGAGGACGTCTATTTCGAGGGCATCACCCGCACCAATGCGACGCGCGGCTCGGTTGCCGTAACCTTCACGCCGCTCAAGGGCCTGAGCGGCGTCGTGGCGCGATATCTCATGGAAAAGTCGCCGGATCGCCAAGTGATCACCATGACGATCGATGAGGCCGAGCACTATACGGCCGAAGAACGCCAAAGGATCATCGACAGCTACCCTGCCCATGAGCGCGAAGCGCGCACCAAGGGGGTACCGGCTCTCGGCTCCGGCCGCATCTTTCCCGTGACGGAGGAGGCGATCCGCGTCGAGCCCTTCGATGTGCCGAAACATTGGGTGCAGATCGGCGGCATCGACTTCGGCTGGGACCACCCCTTCGCCGCCGCCGGCTGTGCCTGGGACCGCGACGCCGACGTCTTCTATGTGACCAAACTCTATCGCGAGCGGGAGGCGACGCCGATCATCCATGCGGCGGCGCTGAAGCCCTGGGGAGCCTGGCTGCCTTTCGCCTGGCCGCATGACGGGCTGCAGCACGACAAGGGCAGCGGCGAGCAGCTTGCCGCCCAATATCGCGCACAGGGACTGGCGCTGCTTTCCGAGCGGGCGACCTTCGACGACGGCACCAACGGTGTCGAGGCCGGGCTTTCCGACATGCTGCAAAGGATGCAGACCGGGCGCTGGAAGGTGTTTTCCACCTGTACGGAATGGTTCGAGGAATTCCGTCTCTACCACCGAAAGAATGGCAGGATTGTCAAGGAGCGCGACGACCTGATCTCCGCCTCGCGCTACGCGCTGATGATGAAGCGCTATGCGAGAGCGAACAACGGCAACGCAAACTGGAATTTCACCGCCCGAAAGGTTCTCTGA
- a CDS encoding GFA family protein has protein sequence MIEGHCHCRSVRITVPVRPETLGDCNCSLCSRVGGLWGYYAPSDVTVSDEEKRLVGYVQGDKTLTMFHCSICGCITHWSPIGRSATKMGVNLRMFDRSVWEDIPHRLIDGAAW, from the coding sequence ATGATCGAAGGCCATTGCCATTGCAGGTCGGTTCGCATCACCGTGCCGGTCCGCCCTGAAACGCTCGGTGATTGCAATTGTTCGCTCTGCAGCAGGGTTGGCGGGCTCTGGGGCTATTACGCCCCGAGCGACGTTACGGTCAGCGATGAGGAGAAGCGCCTCGTCGGCTATGTCCAGGGCGACAAGACGCTTACCATGTTCCATTGCAGCATCTGCGGCTGCATCACCCACTGGTCGCCGATCGGTCGCAGCGCGACGAAGATGGGCGTGAACCTGCGGATGTTCGATCGCTCGGTCTGGGAAGATATCCCGCACCGCCTTATCGACGGCGCGGCTTGGTGA
- a CDS encoding DUF3309 family protein, which produces MLGTVLLIILVLLLIGAIPAWPYSANWGYGPSGLLGVVVVILLILLLMGRI; this is translated from the coding sequence ATGCTTGGAACCGTCCTTCTTATTATTCTGGTACTGCTCCTGATCGGTGCCATTCCGGCCTGGCCCTATTCGGCCAACTGGGGGTATGGCCCTTCCGGGCTGCTCGGAGTGGTGGTCGTCATACTCCTGATCCTGTTGCTGATGGGCAGGATATGA
- a CDS encoding BA14K family protein: MLSALAVAAPVEGQTCIGICGGPSKHELFVERQYRDFVLPRYPSYGMRYQGQRPDISIGPGATVGGPLPGAAGTRMRPRREIRLDLNAHLRWCLERYASYRFDDNSYQPFRGRRRQCNSPYD, encoded by the coding sequence ATGTTGAGTGCGCTGGCAGTTGCTGCCCCGGTGGAGGGGCAAACATGCATCGGCATTTGCGGGGGACCTTCCAAGCATGAACTCTTTGTCGAGCGGCAATACAGGGACTTTGTCCTGCCCCGCTACCCAAGCTATGGCATGCGCTATCAAGGGCAAAGACCGGATATCAGCATCGGGCCGGGGGCGACGGTCGGCGGGCCTTTGCCCGGGGCCGCCGGGACGCGGATGCGCCCCCGCCGCGAAATCCGCCTCGACTTGAACGCCCATCTGCGCTGGTGCCTCGAGCGCTATGCCTCATACCGCTTCGACGACAACAGCTATCAGCCCTTCCGTGGCCGTCGCCGCCAGTGCAATTCGCCCTACGACTGA
- a CDS encoding BA14K family protein has product MKRLAIIALSLATAMSSVPPPAEAFPTMPTIRAETADVQRVQFSYERGEQFKGRGCRYPCFRGRDYRRGHYSNRHYRNGYRRHHYRHYDDDDDDIGALFGGLAAGALIGGLLAQPRYYAPAPRYYAGGNGHTQWCYARYRSYRAYDNTFQPYYGPRRQCVSPYM; this is encoded by the coding sequence ATGAAAAGGCTAGCAATCATTGCCCTGTCGCTGGCGACGGCGATGAGCAGCGTTCCTCCTCCCGCAGAGGCGTTTCCAACAATGCCCACGATAAGGGCTGAGACCGCCGATGTTCAGCGGGTGCAGTTTTCCTACGAACGGGGCGAACAGTTCAAAGGGCGGGGATGCCGATATCCGTGTTTTCGCGGGCGCGATTATCGGCGCGGGCACTACAGCAACCGCCACTATCGGAACGGATACCGTCGCCATCACTATCGCCATTACGATGACGACGATGACGATATAGGCGCGCTGTTCGGCGGTCTGGCGGCCGGCGCACTGATCGGCGGGCTGCTCGCGCAGCCGCGATACTATGCTCCTGCGCCACGATATTACGCCGGCGGCAATGGCCATACCCAATGGTGCTATGCACGCTATCGGTCCTATCGGGCATACGACAATACGTTCCAGCCCTACTACGGTCCGCGGCGACAGTGTGTTTCACCTTATATGTAA
- a CDS encoding helix-turn-helix domain-containing protein, with translation MTNSQLARQHRHYLAVRERLAGSTAAPSRSAAIAELEMQVVELATESAAKTRRIAALEEDLADAEARLLAQAQMLLSGRLADDSDGEANDEQSSIEEIVAAVLADFPGVTWADIISVRRDRRLVKPRHACMRAVYEKRKDLSLPRIGRIFHRDHTTVLAAVKGVAP, from the coding sequence ATGACGAACTCGCAACTCGCAAGACAACACCGGCATTATCTCGCGGTGCGCGAGCGACTGGCCGGCTCTACCGCAGCACCAAGCCGATCGGCGGCAATAGCCGAACTCGAAATGCAGGTGGTCGAACTCGCCACCGAAAGTGCAGCAAAAACACGCCGGATCGCTGCGCTCGAGGAGGATTTGGCCGATGCGGAAGCGCGACTGCTCGCGCAGGCTCAAATGCTGCTTTCCGGCAGGCTTGCGGATGACAGCGACGGCGAAGCGAATGACGAGCAATCCTCGATCGAAGAGATCGTTGCCGCCGTCCTTGCGGATTTCCCAGGGGTGACATGGGCGGACATTATCAGCGTGCGGCGCGATCGCCGGCTGGTGAAGCCACGGCACGCCTGCATGCGGGCGGTATATGAGAAGCGCAAGGATTTGTCGCTGCCGCGGATCGGCCGCATCTTTCATCGCGACCACACGACGGTGCTCGCGGCAGTGAAAGGCGTGGCTCCCTAA
- a CDS encoding LexA family transcriptional regulator produces MTEKAERLRQARIRAGYRFASDAANALGIVASTYRAHENGQNEFELAEAEIYARKFNVDPYWLMRGKAGDPISIPSTRVIDPPNAEVGAKVVGQGKKIPVFGQAVGGVDGEFLMNGTMLYEVMAPPILSDISGAYAVSVSGDSMSPRYEDGEVCFVDPERRVRKGDYVIAQIRLEEGGALLAYVKKFVRHNSSELVLEQFNPQKELRFEAHTVHSVHYIALAGNA; encoded by the coding sequence ATGACTGAAAAAGCCGAACGACTACGGCAGGCGCGCATCAGGGCGGGCTACCGCTTCGCCTCCGATGCGGCGAACGCCCTTGGCATCGTCGCCTCGACCTATCGCGCCCATGAGAACGGTCAGAATGAGTTCGAGCTTGCCGAGGCCGAGATTTACGCCCGCAAGTTCAACGTCGATCCCTATTGGTTGATGCGTGGCAAGGCCGGGGACCCGATCTCCATCCCCTCGACACGAGTGATCGACCCACCGAACGCCGAGGTGGGCGCGAAGGTGGTCGGACAGGGCAAGAAAATCCCTGTCTTCGGGCAAGCCGTCGGCGGTGTAGATGGTGAGTTTCTGATGAACGGTACCATGTTGTACGAAGTCATGGCGCCGCCTATTCTTTCAGACATCTCAGGAGCCTATGCTGTCTCGGTATCCGGCGATTCCATGTCTCCCCGTTACGAAGACGGCGAAGTTTGCTTCGTCGACCCCGAGCGCCGCGTCAGGAAGGGCGACTATGTGATCGCCCAGATCCGCCTGGAAGAGGGCGGCGCCCTGCTCGCCTATGTGAAGAAATTCGTCCGGCACAATAGTTCCGAGCTGGTGCTCGAGCAGTTCAACCCGCAAAAAGAACTGCGCTTTGAGGCTCACACAGTGCACTCTGTCCACTACATCGCCCTCGCCGGAAACGCCTGA
- a CDS encoding pentapeptide repeat-containing protein yields the protein MTSREAVKQRGLIACLVVFAVSGFASGAAAADCKSLPGPGVDWRQCNKRQLMLGGSNLQGSNLVDTDFAATDLNGADLTAANLEKATLVRASLAGARADKANFSRVEAYRGDFSGISAEGALFVSSELQRADFTGAKLKGADFEKAELGRANFDKAVLTGTRFSVANLSRANLSGALFEGPIDFDRAFMFLTRIEGLDLAAAKGLSQEQVDLACGDAATKLPTGLTAPAKWPCPPDDD from the coding sequence ATGACTTCACGCGAGGCCGTCAAACAGCGCGGCCTCATTGCATGCCTTGTCGTTTTTGCGGTGTCGGGCTTTGCCAGCGGTGCGGCGGCTGCGGATTGCAAGAGCCTGCCGGGACCGGGGGTGGACTGGCGGCAATGCAACAAGCGGCAGCTGATGCTCGGTGGGAGCAACCTCCAAGGCAGCAATCTGGTCGATACGGATTTTGCCGCCACGGATCTGAACGGCGCCGATCTTACGGCGGCGAATCTGGAAAAGGCCACATTGGTGCGTGCCTCGCTTGCCGGCGCCAGGGCCGATAAGGCGAATTTCTCCAGAGTGGAGGCCTATCGCGGTGACTTCTCCGGCATTTCTGCCGAGGGTGCGCTGTTCGTCAGTTCCGAGCTGCAGCGTGCCGATTTCACCGGCGCAAAGCTGAAGGGGGCCGACTTCGAGAAGGCTGAACTTGGCCGTGCAAACTTCGACAAGGCCGTTCTGACCGGCACGCGCTTCTCCGTTGCGAATCTCTCGCGGGCCAATTTGAGCGGAGCTCTTTTCGAGGGGCCGATCGATTTCGACCGCGCCTTCATGTTCCTGACCAGGATCGAGGGACTGGACCTGGCGGCCGCGAAGGGGCTTAGCCAGGAGCAGGTCGATCTCGCTTGCGGTGACGCCGCAACGAAGCTGCCCACTGGCCTGACTGCCCCCGCCAAATGGCCGTGCCCTCCCGATGACGACTGA
- a CDS encoding TIM44-like domain-containing protein — MQRILSIMAVALVVMVTAVDFAEARRAGGGFGSRGSRTFSTAPVTRTAPTPAAPIERTMTPRQNAPAATSPTTQNPAANRPGFFNSFGGSMLGGLLMGGLFGMLLGHGFGGGIGFLGLLLQLGLIVLVVSFAMRLFGRGQRPAYSAPSASASSSQSPASAAAPGSFRIPRIGEGLGGLGASAAPASATASAAAMNGKTDEIGIAQNDLDRFEAMLKELQAAYAAEDYAALRRLTTPEAMSYLAEELSENATKGLKNDVRDVHLVQGDVAEAWREGSSDYATVAMRYESIDVMRDRATGRVVSGDAERPTEAVELWTFLRKPAGDWQISAIQAVEE, encoded by the coding sequence ATGCAGCGTATTCTGTCGATAATGGCGGTTGCCCTTGTGGTCATGGTGACGGCGGTGGACTTCGCCGAGGCACGGCGGGCGGGCGGCGGCTTTGGCTCACGCGGTAGCCGGACGTTCTCGACCGCGCCGGTGACGCGCACGGCGCCCACTCCGGCGGCGCCGATCGAGCGGACCATGACGCCGCGGCAGAATGCGCCGGCCGCGACCAGCCCGACAACCCAGAATCCGGCGGCAAACCGTCCCGGCTTCTTCAACAGCTTCGGAGGATCGATGCTGGGCGGTCTGCTCATGGGCGGACTGTTCGGCATGCTGCTCGGGCACGGGTTTGGAGGCGGCATCGGTTTCCTCGGATTGCTGCTGCAACTTGGCCTGATCGTCCTCGTCGTGTCCTTCGCGATGCGGCTCTTTGGCCGCGGGCAGAGGCCGGCCTATTCGGCACCCTCGGCTTCAGCGTCCTCCTCACAGTCCCCTGCATCCGCTGCGGCGCCCGGATCCTTCCGCATTCCGCGGATTGGGGAGGGGCTCGGCGGCCTTGGCGCGAGCGCCGCCCCAGCTTCCGCAACGGCGTCTGCGGCCGCCATGAACGGGAAGACGGATGAGATCGGAATCGCTCAGAACGACCTCGACCGGTTCGAAGCCATGCTGAAGGAGTTGCAGGCGGCCTATGCTGCGGAAGACTACGCAGCCTTGCGCCGGCTAACGACGCCGGAAGCCATGTCCTATCTCGCCGAAGAGCTTAGCGAAAACGCGACGAAGGGGCTCAAGAACGACGTGCGCGACGTTCATCTTGTCCAGGGCGATGTCGCCGAGGCTTGGCGCGAAGGCAGCAGCGACTATGCGACGGTCGCCATGCGCTACGAGAGCATCGACGTGATGCGCGACCGGGCGACCGGTCGCGTCGTCAGCGGCGACGCCGAACGCCCGACCGAAGCCGTGGAACTGTGGACCTTCCTGCGCAAGCCGGCTGGCGACTGGCAGATTTCCGCGATTCAGGCGGTCGAGGAATAG
- a CDS encoding glycosyltransferase family 2 protein yields MLTRYETHKLTARVRKRKRAIEIVCLREGGHRPLAKNDIPLVFNTHNDIKLMPSFLAHYRKLGVSRFICVDDVSSDGTREYLLSQADVDVWRSPLRYRDARRGREWREALFDRYGGDRWYLNVDSDEFLIYQDCEHQRLDRLIQVLERRGEKRLAAPMIDMYPIEPLGSATFGTDDQRMPWEIADHFDGDGYEIGYTKRAISITGGPRKRKFAHILELIKYPLIFWDRNCSLSVSIHQPLPCERNFLEICGVLLHFKFFSDYREKIEQAVSDGQYFDGAAIYRKMLDDLEKAGEFDFAHEHSVRFSGSRQLLELGFIAPIPFERDAAREAARQMR; encoded by the coding sequence TTGCTGACCCGTTACGAGACCCACAAGCTGACGGCTCGGGTGCGCAAGAGAAAACGGGCGATCGAGATCGTCTGCCTTCGGGAAGGTGGTCATCGGCCCCTCGCGAAGAATGATATTCCGCTCGTTTTCAATACGCACAACGACATAAAGCTGATGCCGTCCTTCCTGGCGCATTACAGGAAGCTTGGCGTTTCGCGCTTCATCTGTGTCGATGACGTTTCATCGGACGGGACACGCGAATACCTGCTTTCTCAAGCCGATGTCGATGTGTGGCGGTCACCCCTGCGTTACCGCGACGCTCGACGCGGCCGCGAGTGGCGCGAAGCCCTGTTCGATCGCTACGGCGGCGATCGTTGGTATCTCAATGTTGATTCCGATGAATTCCTGATCTATCAGGATTGTGAGCATCAACGTCTCGACAGGCTCATACAGGTTCTCGAACGGCGGGGCGAAAAGCGCCTCGCTGCTCCCATGATCGACATGTATCCGATCGAACCGCTGGGCTCGGCCACGTTTGGCACCGATGACCAGCGCATGCCGTGGGAAATCGCCGATCATTTCGATGGCGACGGATATGAAATCGGCTACACCAAGCGGGCGATAAGCATCACGGGCGGCCCGCGCAAACGCAAGTTCGCGCATATATTGGAGCTCATCAAATACCCGCTGATCTTCTGGGACAGGAATTGCAGCCTTAGCGTCAGCATCCACCAGCCGCTGCCGTGCGAGCGAAACTTCCTGGAAATTTGCGGGGTGCTGCTGCATTTCAAGTTCTTTTCCGACTACCGAGAGAAGATCGAGCAGGCGGTCAGCGACGGGCAATATTTCGATGGGGCCGCGATCTACCGCAAGATGCTGGATGACCTGGAGAAAGCCGGCGAATTCGATTTTGCGCATGAGCATTCCGTCCGGTTCTCCGGGTCAAGGCAGCTGCTTGAACTCGGTTTCATAGCGCCTATCCCATTTGAGCGAGACGCAGCGCGGGAAGCAGCGCGGCAGATGAGGTAA